The following DNA comes from Phytohabitans rumicis.
CCGGCCGGTGTCCGGGTTGCGGTAGCGGTACCAGGTGCCGAACCGGGGCGCGCCGACGCTCTCGGACAGCGCGCCGATCGAGGCGAAGCCGTGGTTCTGCACCAGGACGACGATGAGCTTGATGCCCTCCTGCACGGCGGTGACCAGCTCCGAGGACATCATCAGGTACGACCCGTCGCCGACCATGACGAACACGTCTCTATCCGGGCTGGCCATTTTTGCGCCCAGGCCCCGGCGATCTCGTAGCCCATGCAGGAGTAGCCGTACTCGACGTGGTAGCCCTTGGGGTCCCGGGTGCGCCACAGCTTGTGCAGGTCGCCGGGCATCGAGCCGGCCGCGCAGACCACGACGTCGCGGGGATCCGAGACCTCGTTCACCACGCCGATCACCTCGGACTGGGCCGGCAGCGGGCCGTGGCCCAGGTGGTACGCCCGTTCCACGGTCTCGTCCCACTCGGCCGCGAGCCGGCGCGCCTCCTGCCGGTACTCGGGCGGGACCGACCAGTTGATCTCCGCGGTCAGGTGGGTGAGGGCCTCCCGGGCGTCCGCCACGATCGCGACGCCGGCGTGCTTGGCGGCGTCGAAGGCGGCCACGTTGATGTTGACGAACGTGGCGTCGCCGAACGCCGTGCGGGACGCGGTGGTGAAGTCGCTGTACCGGGTGCCGATGCCGATCACCACGTCGGCCTGGCGGGCCATCTGGTTGGCGGCGGTGGTGCCGGTCGCGCCCACCGCGCCGAGCGCCAGCGGGTGGTCGTACGGCAGCGAGCCCTTGCCGGCCTGGGTCTCGGCGACCGGGATCCCGGTGGCCTCGGCGAACAGGCGCAGCGCCGCGGTGGCGTCGGAGTAGCCGACCCCGCCGCCGGCCACGATCAGCGGTCGCCGGGCGCCCCGGATGGCGTCCAGCGCGCGGGCGAGCGCCGCCGGCTCGGGCACCGGACGGGCCACGTGCCAGACCCGGCGGTCGAAGAGCTCCGCCGGCCAGTCGTACGCCTCCGCCTGCACGTCCTGCGGCAGCGCGAGGGTGACCGCGCCGGTCTCCGCCGGGTCGGTCAGCACCCGCATCGCGGCCAGCAGCGCGGACGGGAGCTGCTCGGGCCGCCAGATCCGGTCGAAGTACTTCGACACCGGCCGGAACGTGTCGTTGACCGTGACGTCACCCTGGGAGTGCTCCAGCTGCTGCAGCACCGGGTCGGCCGCCCGGGTGGCGAACACGTCGCCGGGCAGCAGCAGCACCGGCAGCCGGTTGATCGTGGCGAGGGCCGCGCCGGTCACCATGTTCGTCGCGCCGGGGCCGATCGACGACGTACACGCGAGGGTCGTCAACCGGTTGCGCATCCGCGCGTACGCCGCGGCGGCGTGCACCATCGCCTGCTCGTTGCGGGCCTGGTGGTACGGCAGCGCGCCGGGCGCGTGCAGCTCCGCCTCCATGAGCGCCTGGCCGAGGCCGGCGACGTTGCCGTGGCCGAAGATGCCGAAGCAGCCGGCGAACAGCTTCTGCTCCACGCCGTCCCGCTCGCTGTGCTGCACGGCCAGGAACCGGACGAGGGCCTGTGCGACGGTGAGTCTCATCGCTCTCCCACCGGAAGTCTCGGGTCGATTGCCTGGTCCGCCCAGGTGCCGCGGATCCAGGCGTGGTCGGGGTGGTCGCAGACCAGCCACGCGCGCTCCGCGCCGGGGCCGGCCATCACGTTCAGGTAGTAGAGGTCGTAGCCGGGCGCGGCCATCGACGGGCCGTGCCAGCCGTGCGGGACCAGTACGACGTCGCCGCCGCGGACCTCCTCGAGCACGTCGATGCCCTCGCCGAAGACCCTTTGGTACCCCATGCCGCCGCCGGCGACCTCGAAGTAGTAGATCTCTTCCAGCACCGACTCGCCCGGCCGCTCCTCGTCGTGCTTGTGCGGCGGGTACGACGACCAGTTGCCGCCCGGCGTGAGCACCTCGCAGGCGATGAGCCGGTCCGCCTCGAACGCCTCCGGGGTGCAGAAGTTGTTGACCTGGCGGGAGCAGTTGCCCGCACCGCGCAGCTCCACGGGCACCTTCTCGGCCGGGCCGTACCGGAACTCCAGGCGCCGCCGCGCCCGCGCCGCCGGGATGGCGAACCGCCCGCGGCCGGTGACCGTCACGGTCGCGTCGCGCGGCGCGTACGCGAAGTCGGTGACGCCCGAGAAGACGTCCCGGCGTCCGTTGAGGACGAACGTCTCGCCGTCGCACTCCACCGTGCACGACCCGGACAGCGGCAGCACCAGCACCTCGTCCGGGCCGGTCGCGAACGTGAGCGTGCCGTTGAGGTCCACGACGCGCAGCCCCGAGTAGGTCCAGCCGGCCGACTCCGGCGTGATCACCTTCATAGCAGGCTCACCGCCGTGTCGACGGCGCCGGCCACGTCGTCGTCGGTCGGGTAGAGCAGGGACCGGCCGGCGACGATGCCCTTGACCGTGGGCAGCTGCAGCGCCTTCTGCCAGCCGTCGAACGCGGCGTCGCGGTCCGCCGGCACCTCGCCGCCGAGCAGCAGCGCGGGCAGCGTCGAGGCCGCCATCACGCGTTCCATCTCCGGCACCACCGGCACCTTCAACCAGGTGTACGCCGACGTCCCGCCCAGCCCGGAGGCGACCGAGATGGCCCGGATCATCGCGTCCGGTGTGAGGTCGTTGCGGACCCGGCCGTCCACGCGGTGCGAGATGAACGGCTCGACCATCGCCATCAGCCGGCGGGCCGCGAGGGTGTCGACCGCCTGGGCGCAGGACTGCATCGTGGACGCCGTCGCCGGGTCGTCGGGGTCGATGCGCAGCAGCATCTTGCCGCCGTCGAAGTGCATCGCGGTGAGCGCGTCGGCGTCGTACCCGGTGAACCGGTCGTCGATCTCGAACGTGGTGCCGGCCAGGCCGCCCCGGTTCATCGAGCCGACGACGATCTTGCCGTCGAGGGCGCCGAGCAGCAGCAGGTCCTCCAGGATGTCGGCGGTGCCGAGCACGCCGTCGACGCCCGGCCGCTCCAGCGCGACGCACAGCCGTTCGAGCAGGTCGGCGCGGTCGGCCATGGCCAGCGGGCGGCTGCCGGCCCGCAGCGCCCCGCGCGCCGGGTGGTCGGCCGCGATGAGCACGAGGCGGTCACCGACGTACGCGCGCCGGCGCCGGGCCGCGGCCTCCACGATGACGTGTGGACGGTGGACACGGGCGTCGACCACCTCGGCGAGCCGGTCAGTGAACATGGGCCTCAACTTCAGCTAGCGTGGGCATGGCGTCGGAGCACGCCAGCCGGCCGGCGACGATCGCGCCGGCGACGTTGGCGAACCGCATGATGCGGGCGGTGTCCCACCCGGCGAGCAGGCCGTGGCACAGCGCCCCGCCGAACGCGTCGCCGGCACCCAGGCCGTTGACCACGTCGACCGGCACCGGCGGCACCTCCACGGCGCCTCCGGCGTCCACGGCGAGCACGCCGCGCGGGCCCTGCTTGACGACGGCGAGGTCCACGCCCCGGTCGCGCAGCGCCTTCGCGGCGGCCGCCGGATCCTGCTCGGCGACGGCGGTGAAGCACTCGTCGAGGTTGCCGACCGCCACCGTGGCGTACGGCAGGGCCTCCTGGAGCCAGTGCCGTGCCTCCTCCCGGGACGGCCAGAACATCGGGCGGTAGTCCAGGTCGAGGATCGTGATGCCGGCCTTGTCGCGTGCCTTGAGGGCTTTCAAGGTGGCCGACCGGCTCGGCTCCTCGCACAGGCCGGTGCCGGTCACCCAGAAGATGCCGGCGCTCCGGATCGCGTCGAGGTCCAGTTCGTCGGCCTCGATCTGCAGGTCGGGCGCGCTGGGATAGCGGTAGAAGTAGAGCGGGAAGTCGTCCGGGGGGAAAATCTCGCAGAAGGTGACCGGGGTGGGCAGGTGGTCGACGGCGGTCACGTAACGGTCGTCCACGCCGTACCCGGTGAGTGCCTGGTGGATGAACGCCCCGAACGGGTCCGCGCCGGTCCGGGTGATGACGGCGGTTCTGTGGCCGTAGCGGGCGGCCGCGACCGCGACGTTGGTGGGGCTGCCGCCGAGGTACTTGCCGAAGCTCTCCACCTCCGCCAGGCCCACGCCCACCTGCAGCGGGTAGATGTCGACCCCGATCCGGCCCATGGTGAGGACCTCGAACATCTACAGGCCCCTCAGGTACTCGACGCTGGCCCGTACGTCCGGAAGCGGGTCGTCTTCGGGGCCGCTCAAGATGGCGTCTTGCTCCATGACGTACCAGCCCTGGTAGTCCACGAGCGTCCGGACGATCCCGGCGATGTCGACGTCGCCCTTGCCCAGCGGCCGGTACATGCCGGCGCGGACCGCCTCGGTGTAGGTCAGCTCGCCGGCGCGCACCTTGGCGGCGTAGTCCGCGTCGACATCCTTCAGGTGCACGTGCGCGATCCGCTCGGGCACCCGGGCGGCGATCTCGGCGGGGTCGGCGCCGCCCACCAGGAGGTGCCCGGTGTCCAGGCACAGCGGGATCGACGACCCGGCGAGCACCCGGTCGACCTCGTCGGCGGTCTCGACCATCGTGCCGACGTGCGGGTGCAACGTGGCGGTCAGCCCGTGCTCGGCCACCGCCGCGGCGGCCGCGTCGAGGTTGGACAGGAGCGTCTGCCAGCCGGCCTCGTCGAGGGCGGGGCGGCTGTCGTACCCGATGGCTCCGGTGTCGGCGGCGAGCACGACGACGTCGGCGCCGTCCGCGGCGAAGCGCTCGGCGGTCTGGCGGATGGCCGGGACCGGGTCGCCGTCGTGGAGCACGACCGGGACGAACCCGCCGACCGCCCGGAGCCCGGCGAGCAGCGCCTCCCGCGCGATCGGCTCGACGGGGAGGAAGCCGTCCGGGCCGAACTCGGTCGCTTCCAGACCCAGGGCGCGCATCTCGGCGAGCACTCGCTCGGGCGGGAGTTGGTGGCCCCAACCGGGCACCTCACACACGCCCCACGAAATGGGCGCACCAGCAATCCTCACATCGCCTCCCGAAGTTTTGCCTCAGTTGACCCCGGGGCGGTGACTTTGTCAATACATACTGACTACTAGACCTCTAGTCAGACGTACCCCCAGTCCTCGGCCACGGCCCGCAGGCCGTCCGGCAGGTCCGTCGCCGGCGGGAGCTGGCGCGGCGGCTGGACCCGGCCGCTTCGGATCCGTTGGGTCCAATCTCCGAGCCCGGCCTTGATCGCGCCGTGCTCGAAGCGCCCGTACTCGAGCATCGCGGGCTCCCACCGCACCCCGAGGAAGTCACACAGGGCCTGGCCCTCCTTCTCCGGATCGGCGACCAAGTCCTCGTAGCGGACGGTGTGGCCGGGCAGGACACGCCGGGCGTCGTTGAGCGCGGCGGCGTACCGGCCGACGCTGGCCGCGGCCCCTCGCGCCCGCCCTCGGGCCGGGCCCGCGCCCAGGACTCGACGATCGCGGCCGGGTGGCGCAGCAGGAAGATGAACTGGGCGTCGGGCCAGCAGCGGGCCAACCTGTTCCACATGAACACGTGGTTGGGCGTCTTCTCGACCAGCACCGACTTGCCGCTTTTGCGCAGCGCGTGGTCGAGCATCCGGTCCCACAGCATGTGGGTCAGCTCGGCCGCCGGCAGGCCCAGCTCACCCATGCTCTTCTCCGCGTAGTGATCGCAGAGGTCCACCTTCACGCTGCTCAGGTGCAACTCGTGGGGCGCGTAGATCTCCGGATGGCTGTTGAGGATCATCCGCAGCAGCGTCGAGCCCGACCGCACCGACGAGAGGATGAACGTCGGCCGCACCAGCATGCGCTCACGCCGCGCGAGGCTCAGCCCCCTGCGCCCGCCGGCCTGCCGCAACACCTGCACCCCGGTCGCCCGTGTCAAACGCACCAGCACCTGGTCTTTCCAACCCATGTGGCCGGAGTGTAAGGGGTGACCCTTGGGATTTGCCACCAATTAGGTCAAGATACCGTCAAAGGCGTTAAAGATCTCCGGCGCATCCACCAGCCGACCCCGAACCAGCAGGCCGTGGTGAGCGCCGCCCCCGCCATCGCGTCGAGGATGTAGTGGTTGGCGGTGAGGATGACCGCGAGCGTCATCGCCACCGGCATGACCACACCCAGCACGCGCACCCACAGCCGGCGCGCCGCGATCGCGATCGCGATGCCCATGAGCAGGTCCCAGCCCACGTGCAGGCTCGGCACGGCCGCGTACTGGTTGGTGAACATCGGCGGCTGCAGCACCCGGTAGGCGTGCGAGCTGACCGTCACCGTGTCGACCATGCCCATCCCGGCCAGCCGCGGCGGCGCGACCGGGAACGACGCGAAGATGACCATCCCGATGACCCCGGAGATGATCATGGCGTTCCGCGCACGCAGGTAGACCACCGGATTGTTGCGGGCAAGCCAGACCAGCGTGACCGCGATGACCGGCCAGTGCCCCCAGATGTAGATCCAGTTGAAAAACGTGCTGACCGCCGGGGACCCCGCGAGCGTCGACTGGAGCCACTGCTCATGGTGCAGCCCCAGGGCGCGCTCGAAGTCCACGACCCGGTCCGCGTTCGCGACCGCCTGCCCCACCGAGCCCTCGGTCAGATGACGCACGCCGAAGTACACGGTAATGGCGCTGACGACAATGATTATCTGTCGAGGCAGGCGAACCTGTGGTGTGGCTTCGACCGATCCTGCCCGCTCGACCCCCGTGATGACCGCCATGAGCACAGCCTCCCCGTCGATCTTCACACTTCCATCCGGGCCCGGCACCGACTTCTCCCTGATTCCGCCCTCGCACCCGAGGGGAGATGACCCTAAGGGTTTACTGGGGCGATGAAGATCCGGTGCATCAGCTCCGAGGAGAGACTCAGCCATTCCTTCCCCTCCAGGCGTACGCCTTCGAGGCATCACCCGCGGACGGCCAGCCGTTCCGCGACTACCTGCCATTCCACGAAGGCAACCGGACTCTCGTCGTGGAGGACGGCGGCACCGCGCTCGCGGCGGTAACCGGGATCCCGATGCGCCAGAACGTACGAGGCACCCTCCACCGGATGGCCGGCATCGCCGGGGTGGCCGTCCACCCGCTGGCCCGCCGCCAGGGCTACGTGCGGACACTGCTCACCCAGCTCCTCCGCGAGATGCGTGACGAAGGCCACACGGTGAGCGCCCTGTACCCGTTCCGCGCCTCGTTCTACGAACGCTTCGGCTACGTCGGGCTGCCCCAGCGCCGCACCGTCACGTTCGCTCCCGAAGACCTCGGCCACCTGCTGCGGGCCGACCTGCCCGGCGAGCTCGCCTGGGAGCGGATCGGCACCGGATACGACACGTACCGCGCCTTCACCCAGCGGTTGGCCGCGGAGCGGCACGGGTTCGCGACGTTCCCCGACTTCCGCGCCGCCCGGCTCCGCGAGGACGACAAGCACTGGCTGGTCACCGCCCGGGTGGACGGCCAGGTGGCGGCCGCCGCCCTCTACCAGATCACCGGCTTCGGTGCCGACCTCGTCGTGGACCACCTGCTCGTGACCACGCCGCTGAGCCGGGCACTGCTGCTGCAGTTCTTCGCCCGGCACGTCGACCAGGTCGCCCGGATCGTGGCGGGCGTACCGGCCGACGAGATCCCGGAACTGTGGGCCACCGACCTCGGCACCCACACCGAGGCCCGCACCCGCGTGCCCAACTCGAACGCGCCGATGGCCCGGGTTCTGTCGGTCGACGCGCTCGCCGGTTCGGGTCCCGGCCGGGTGGTCGTCGAGGTCGTCGACGACCCCTTCATCGCCGGGACGTACCTGCTGGACGGGCCGACGGTCACACCGAGCGACGGCGTACCGGACGCGACGCTGCGGGCGGCCGGGCTATCCGCACTCGTCTACGGCGTGCTGGACCCCGACGAGCTGCCGCTACGCGGTTTCGGGACCGTGTCCCCGGACGCCGGCGCCCAGCTGCGCGCCCTCTTCCCCCGGCAGGTCCCGTACCTGTTCGCCGACTTTTGAACGCCGGATCCACACGGCCACAACAAGGAGTGCGGCGAAAACGGCGCCCACCACGCCGACGCCGGCCCCGGTGAGCCCGCCGGACAACCAGTGCTGCACCCGGGCGGCGACGGTGATCACCGGATCGTCGACGGCGCCGCCGGACAGCCTGATCTCGTACCCGCCGTAGTAGGCCACGTAGCCGCCGGCGAGGATGAGCAGCACGCCGCCGGTCCGGGTGATCGCCGGGCCGGCCCGGCGGACCGCCCCGATCAGCGAGGTGCGCAGCAGCGCCACGGCGAGGGCGGCCGCGCCGACCACCAGGCCCATGCCGGCGGCGTACGCGAGGAAGAGTCCGAGGGCGGCGCCGGTCGAACCGGCGCGCAGGCTGGCCACCACGATCGCCAGGAACGGCCCGATCGTGCAGCTCAACGACGCGGCGGCGTACGCGGCGCCGAACAGCGCCATCGACGGCAACGTCCGGCGGACCTCCGGCGCGCGCGGCCCGCGCCACGGTGTTGGCAGCGCCCGGCCGGCGGCGAGCCAACCACCGGCGACCACGAGCATCAGTCCCAACACGACGGTTACCCACGGCAGCCGCTGCTGGATCCAGCCGGCGGCGGGCGCCACGATCACGCCGAACACGCCGAACACGCCCACGAAGCCGGCGGTCATGGCCGCGGTGGAGGCCAGCGCCTTGGTGACCTTCGCGTCCCCGGCCACCAGCAGCGACAGGTACGCGGGCAGCAGCGCGAAACCGCAGGGGTTCACCGCGGCGAGCATGCCCGCGGTCAGCGCGAGGACGAGGGTTGTCATCGCTCAGGCCGCCATCTCGGCGACCTTGCCCTCGAACTCGACGCTGTCCATCCACCCCGTCCGGAGCACTTTGCCATCCTTGTCGATGAGCACGAACGTGCTCTGCTCGGCGATCTTGAACTTCTTCCAGACGGTGCCCGCCTCGTCGTTGAGGTGGGTCACGTTGCCGACCTCGCCGTCCTTGACGAACTCCTTCATCGCCTTCGCGTCGCCGAGCCCCGCCACCCCCAGCAGGTTGACCTTCGTGCCGAACTCGGTCTGCATGTCGGCGACCGACGCCGCCTGGCCGAAGCAGGTCGCGCACCACGGCGCCCAGAACCACAGCACGGTCGGGCGGCCGGCGAGGGCGGCGCCGCTGAAGGACTTGCCGTCGAGCGTCGTGCCCTCGAACTTCAGCGTTGCCGGGACGGGGCCGGCGGTGGCCGGTTGCGTGGCCTCCTGGCTGGCCGCCACCTGCTGCTGTGGTGGTGCGGCCTGGTCGACCTCCGGTTCTCCGCCTGAGCAGGCGGTGACTCCCAGGACGACGAGCAGAGCAACGGCGGCCAGCCTGGCACGCATGCGGAACCTCCCCTGGAGCGGCTGCGCCCGGGAGTACGGGGCGCGCAGCACGGCGGTTCAATCCGGCAGATCCGGCGGATCGTGCGGCACGACGTACCGGTGGCCGAGCCGGCTGGTCCAGACGAACACTCCGGGCATGATCTGCAGCACGTCGACGC
Coding sequences within:
- the iolD gene encoding 3D-(3,5/4)-trihydroxycyclohexane-1,2-dione acylhydrolase (decyclizing), whose protein sequence is MRLTVAQALVRFLAVQHSERDGVEQKLFAGCFGIFGHGNVAGLGQALMEAELHAPGALPYHQARNEQAMVHAAAAYARMRNRLTTLACTSSIGPGATNMVTGAALATINRLPVLLLPGDVFATRAADPVLQQLEHSQGDVTVNDTFRPVSKYFDRIWRPEQLPSALLAAMRVLTDPAETGAVTLALPQDVQAEAYDWPAELFDRRVWHVARPVPEPAALARALDAIRGARRPLIVAGGGVGYSDATAALRLFAEATGIPVAETQAGKGSLPYDHPLALGAVGATGTTAANQMARQADVVIGIGTRYSDFTTASRTAFGDATFVNINVAAFDAAKHAGVAIVADAREALTHLTAEINWSVPPEYRQEARRLAAEWDETVERAYHLGHGPLPAQSEVIGVVNEVSDPRDVVVCAAGSMPGDLHKLWRTRDPKGYHVEYGYSCMGYEIAGAWAQKWPARIETCSSWSATGRT
- the iolB gene encoding 5-deoxy-glucuronate isomerase codes for the protein MKVITPESAGWTYSGLRVVDLNGTLTFATGPDEVLVLPLSGSCTVECDGETFVLNGRRDVFSGVTDFAYAPRDATVTVTGRGRFAIPAARARRRLEFRYGPAEKVPVELRGAGNCSRQVNNFCTPEAFEADRLIACEVLTPGGNWSSYPPHKHDEERPGESVLEEIYYFEVAGGGMGYQRVFGEGIDVLEEVRGGDVVLVPHGWHGPSMAAPGYDLYYLNVMAGPGAERAWLVCDHPDHAWIRGTWADQAIDPRLPVGER
- a CDS encoding Cgl0159 family (beta/alpha)8-fold protein, with translation MFTDRLAEVVDARVHRPHVIVEAAARRRRAYVGDRLVLIAADHPARGALRAGSRPLAMADRADLLERLCVALERPGVDGVLGTADILEDLLLLGALDGKIVVGSMNRGGLAGTTFEIDDRFTGYDADALTAMHFDGGKMLLRIDPDDPATASTMQSCAQAVDTLAARRLMAMVEPFISHRVDGRVRNDLTPDAMIRAISVASGLGGTSAYTWLKVPVVPEMERVMAASTLPALLLGGEVPADRDAAFDGWQKALQLPTVKGIVAGRSLLYPTDDDVAGAVDTAVSLL
- the iolC gene encoding 5-dehydro-2-deoxygluconokinase; the protein is MFEVLTMGRIGVDIYPLQVGVGLAEVESFGKYLGGSPTNVAVAAARYGHRTAVITRTGADPFGAFIHQALTGYGVDDRYVTAVDHLPTPVTFCEIFPPDDFPLYFYRYPSAPDLQIEADELDLDAIRSAGIFWVTGTGLCEEPSRSATLKALKARDKAGITILDLDYRPMFWPSREEARHWLQEALPYATVAVGNLDECFTAVAEQDPAAAAKALRDRGVDLAVVKQGPRGVLAVDAGGAVEVPPVPVDVVNGLGAGDAFGGALCHGLLAGWDTARIMRFANVAGAIVAGRLACSDAMPTLAEVEAHVH
- a CDS encoding TIM barrel protein, whose translation is MRIAGAPISWGVCEVPGWGHQLPPERVLAEMRALGLEATEFGPDGFLPVEPIAREALLAGLRAVGGFVPVVLHDGDPVPAIRQTAERFAADGADVVVLAADTGAIGYDSRPALDEAGWQTLLSNLDAAAAAVAEHGLTATLHPHVGTMVETADEVDRVLAGSSIPLCLDTGHLLVGGADPAEIAARVPERIAHVHLKDVDADYAAKVRAGELTYTEAVRAGMYRPLGKGDVDIAGIVRTLVDYQGWYVMEQDAILSGPEDDPLPDVRASVEYLRGL
- a CDS encoding sulfotransferase; this encodes MGPDARPRAAQKRQVGAGREDAQPRVHVEQVGPLLARRPVHLPAAPPGRDRRVLGAGPARGRARGAAASVGRYAAALNDARRVLPGHTVRYEDLVADPEKEGQALCDFLGVRWEPAMLEYGRFEHGAIKAGLGDWTQRIRSGRVQPPRQLPPATDLPDGLRAVAEDWGYV
- a CDS encoding phosphatase PAP2 family protein, with product MRHLTEGSVGQAVANADRVVDFERALGLHHEQWLQSTLAGSPAVSTFFNWIYIWGHWPVIAVTLVWLARNNPVVYLRARNAMIISGVIGMVIFASFPVAPPRLAGMGMVDTVTVSSHAYRVLQPPMFTNQYAAVPSLHVGWDLLMGIAIAIAARRLWVRVLGVVMPVAMTLAVILTANHYILDAMAGAALTTACWFGVGWWMRRRSLTPLTVS
- a CDS encoding GNAT family N-acetyltransferase — protein: MHQLRGETQPFLPLQAYAFEASPADGQPFRDYLPFHEGNRTLVVEDGGTALAAVTGIPMRQNVRGTLHRMAGIAGVAVHPLARRQGYVRTLLTQLLREMRDEGHTVSALYPFRASFYERFGYVGLPQRRTVTFAPEDLGHLLRADLPGELAWERIGTGYDTYRAFTQRLAAERHGFATFPDFRAARLREDDKHWLVTARVDGQVAAAALYQITGFGADLVVDHLLVTTPLSRALLLQFFARHVDQVARIVAGVPADEIPELWATDLGTHTEARTRVPNSNAPMARVLSVDALAGSGPGRVVVEVVDDPFIAGTYLLDGPTVTPSDGVPDATLRAAGLSALVYGVLDPDELPLRGFGTVSPDAGAQLRALFPRQVPYLFADF
- a CDS encoding cytochrome c biogenesis CcdA family protein; the protein is MTTLVLALTAGMLAAVNPCGFALLPAYLSLLVAGDAKVTKALASTAAMTAGFVGVFGVFGVIVAPAAGWIQQRLPWVTVVLGLMLVVAGGWLAAGRALPTPWRGPRAPEVRRTLPSMALFGAAYAAASLSCTIGPFLAIVVASLRAGSTGAALGLFLAYAAGMGLVVGAAALAVALLRTSLIGAVRRAGPAITRTGGVLLILAGGYVAYYGGYEIRLSGGAVDDPVITVAARVQHWLSGGLTGAGVGVVGAVFAALLVVAVWIRRSKVGEQVRDLPGEEGAQLGAGVRGHGPETA
- a CDS encoding redoxin domain-containing protein: MRARLAAVALLVVLGVTACSGGEPEVDQAAPPQQQVAASQEATQPATAGPVPATLKFEGTTLDGKSFSGAALAGRPTVLWFWAPWCATCFGQAASVADMQTEFGTKVNLLGVAGLGDAKAMKEFVKDGEVGNVTHLNDEAGTVWKKFKIAEQSTFVLIDKDGKVLRTGWMDSVEFEGKVAEMAA